The proteins below are encoded in one region of Sinorhizobium meliloti:
- a CDS encoding sugar ABC transporter ATP-binding protein, with protein sequence MLLSMQGICKSFNGIPALRAASLEVGEAEVMALVGQNGAGKSTLIKILTGAYRRDEGAVVFAGEGVSFSMPAESQARGIATIYQEINLAPQRSVAENIYLSREPRRFGLIDRRAMRDGAAAVLRAFNLEIDVDQPVAGFSAATRQMVAIARAVTQKARLVIMDEPTSSLDEREVGILFDTIRTLKRGGVSVVFIGHRLEELYRICDRVTIMRDGKTVATAAMADMPKLALVRHMLGKELAAFEAIAKDADEGAQRPVRLSVRNAGAGVRVRDVSLTVREGEISGLAGLLGSGRTETANLIFGADRLQRGEIRYNGEARAYRQPADAIADGIGLVAEDRKVDGIIPDMSIRENMTLALLPKLARAGIVDRARQDEIVERYITALAIKCTSPDQPIKELSGGNQQKVLLGRWLCTDPKLLIVDEPTRGIDIGAKSEILRLLRRLADEGLGVLMISSELEELLAAADRVTVLSDGTSVAVLPRKELSEAALFAAMAHQVE encoded by the coding sequence ATGCTTCTGTCCATGCAGGGCATCTGCAAATCGTTCAACGGCATTCCGGCGCTTCGTGCGGCTTCTCTCGAAGTCGGGGAAGCCGAGGTGATGGCACTCGTCGGTCAGAACGGCGCGGGCAAGTCGACCCTCATCAAGATATTGACCGGCGCGTACCGGCGCGACGAGGGTGCGGTCGTCTTTGCGGGAGAGGGCGTATCCTTCAGCATGCCGGCGGAGAGCCAGGCCCGCGGCATCGCGACGATCTACCAGGAGATCAACCTCGCCCCCCAGCGCTCCGTCGCCGAGAACATCTATCTGTCGCGCGAACCCCGCCGCTTCGGCTTGATCGACCGGCGCGCGATGCGCGATGGCGCCGCCGCCGTCCTGCGGGCCTTCAATCTGGAAATCGACGTCGATCAACCTGTCGCCGGCTTCAGCGCCGCTACCCGGCAGATGGTCGCTATCGCGCGCGCCGTGACGCAGAAGGCACGCCTCGTCATCATGGACGAACCGACCTCTTCCCTCGACGAGCGGGAAGTCGGCATTCTTTTCGACACCATAAGGACGCTCAAGCGCGGCGGCGTTTCCGTCGTCTTCATCGGCCATCGTCTCGAGGAGCTCTACCGGATTTGCGACAGGGTCACCATCATGCGTGACGGCAAGACCGTGGCGACCGCCGCAATGGCGGACATGCCGAAGCTCGCATTGGTGCGCCATATGCTGGGCAAAGAACTCGCGGCCTTCGAAGCGATCGCCAAGGACGCGGACGAGGGCGCGCAGCGACCGGTCCGGCTATCGGTCCGGAATGCGGGCGCTGGCGTTCGCGTGCGGGATGTGAGCCTTACGGTGCGCGAAGGCGAGATCTCCGGGCTTGCCGGCCTGCTCGGCTCCGGGCGAACCGAAACGGCCAACCTGATTTTTGGCGCGGACCGGCTGCAGCGCGGCGAAATTCGCTACAATGGCGAAGCCCGCGCCTATCGCCAGCCCGCGGACGCCATTGCCGACGGTATCGGGCTCGTCGCCGAGGACCGGAAGGTCGACGGTATCATTCCCGATATGAGCATCCGCGAAAACATGACGCTCGCGCTTCTGCCGAAGCTCGCCCGCGCCGGCATCGTCGATCGCGCCCGCCAGGATGAAATCGTCGAGCGCTACATCACGGCGCTCGCCATCAAATGCACCTCGCCCGACCAGCCTATCAAGGAACTTTCCGGCGGCAATCAGCAGAAAGTCCTGCTCGGGCGTTGGCTCTGTACCGATCCCAAGCTTCTGATTGTCGACGAGCCGACCCGCGGTATCGATATCGGCGCCAAATCCGAAATCCTGCGCCTCCTGCGCCGGCTCGCAGACGAAGGCCTCGGCGTGCTGATGATTTCGTCCGAACTGGAGGAATTGCTGGCGGCGGCCGACCGGGTGACCGTGCTCAGCGACGGAACCTCGGTCGCCGTGCTGCCGCGCAAGGAATTGAGCGAGGCCGCCCTCTTTGCCGCCATGGCACATCAGGTGGAATAG
- the kduD gene encoding 2-dehydro-3-deoxy-D-gluconate 5-dehydrogenase KduD has translation MSVPSRFSLAGRRVVVTGANTGIGQGIAVSIARAGGTVIGVGRSAMDETEKKVTDAGGTFIPAHADLADREATRSLIDGLWNAHGPLQGLVNNAGIIRRADAVDFTEADWDDVLDVNLRSLFFLSQAFGRRIIAEESRGKIVNIASLLSFQGGIRVASYTASKHGALGITRLLACEWAAKGINVNAVAPGYVVTNNTEALRADEKRSASILERIPAGRWGTPDDIGDAAVFLLAPASDYMHGAVVPVDGGWLAR, from the coding sequence ATGAGCGTACCGTCGCGCTTCAGCCTTGCGGGCCGCCGTGTCGTCGTCACCGGTGCCAATACAGGGATCGGACAGGGTATCGCGGTGTCGATCGCCAGGGCGGGCGGCACGGTCATCGGTGTAGGCCGTTCCGCCATGGACGAGACCGAAAAGAAGGTCACCGACGCCGGCGGAACTTTCATCCCGGCCCATGCCGATCTTGCCGATCGCGAAGCCACACGTTCCCTCATCGACGGGTTGTGGAACGCGCATGGCCCGCTGCAGGGCCTGGTCAACAATGCGGGAATCATCCGTCGCGCCGACGCGGTGGATTTCACCGAAGCCGACTGGGATGATGTCCTCGACGTCAATCTGCGTTCGCTGTTCTTCCTCAGTCAGGCTTTCGGGCGCCGGATCATTGCCGAGGAAAGCCGCGGCAAGATCGTCAACATCGCTTCGCTGCTGTCATTTCAGGGCGGCATCCGCGTCGCTTCCTATACCGCATCCAAACACGGAGCTCTCGGCATCACCCGATTGCTGGCATGCGAATGGGCTGCCAAGGGCATCAATGTGAATGCTGTGGCCCCCGGCTACGTCGTCACCAACAACACGGAAGCACTGCGCGCCGACGAAAAACGCAGCGCCTCCATTCTGGAACGTATCCCCGCCGGGCGCTGGGGCACGCCGGACGACATCGGCGATGCGGCGGTCTTCCTGCTCGCACCGGCCTCCGACTACATGCATGGCGCCGTCGTTCCGGTCGACGGCGGCTGGCTCGCCAGATAG
- a CDS encoding cupin domain-containing protein, translated as MMDTKLFARGDEGEWVDLGQGNRRRVILHTDELMLVEFAFEKGGIGALHSHPHVQGSYIAEGKFEVTVGERTQVLSTGDSFIAPSGVVHGVKALEAGRLIDSFTPHRADFLK; from the coding sequence ATGATGGATACGAAACTTTTTGCCCGTGGCGATGAAGGCGAATGGGTAGACCTTGGACAGGGCAATCGGCGTCGGGTGATCCTGCATACCGACGAGTTGATGCTGGTCGAATTCGCCTTCGAGAAAGGCGGAATCGGCGCACTCCACTCACACCCTCATGTGCAGGGGAGCTATATCGCAGAGGGCAAGTTCGAAGTCACCGTCGGCGAGCGCACGCAGGTTCTTTCCACCGGCGACAGTTTCATTGCTCCATCGGGCGTGGTCCATGGCGTAAAGGCGCTGGAGGCCGGCCGGCTGATCGACAGCTTCACGCCGCACCGCGCCGATTTCCTGAAATAG
- a CDS encoding TRAP transporter large permease produces MDMMILFGVFTLLMLIGTPIAFCLGVASFATVLYLGLPPLVIFQRLNSGMSVFSLLAIPFFIYAGDLMVRGGIAQKIVAFAASLVGHIRGGLGQVNIVTATLFGGISGSAVAEAAAVGGLMIPQMKQRGYGADYAVNVTSMAALIALMLPPSHNMIIYSISAGGKISIADLFTAGILPGLLYAAALMATAYFVARRRGYPTEVFPGFARVGRYLLISTPGLLLIGIIFGGVRSGVFTATESSCIAVLYALAVTVFVYRQMTWQDFVQATFAAVRTTAMVLLIIGMAAAFSWLMAFLRVPAALIDWMNTISENPIIILLLLNVLMLFLGTFMDMGPTIIICTPIFLPVAMAYGVDPVHFGVIMILNFGIGLNTPPVGAVQFVACAVGKISVWEAMRSIWPFYLAGLIVLGLVTYVPALSLWLPAVFKG; encoded by the coding sequence ATGGACATGATGATCCTCTTCGGCGTGTTCACGCTGCTGATGTTGATCGGCACGCCGATCGCCTTCTGCCTCGGCGTCGCGTCCTTCGCGACGGTTCTTTATCTGGGGCTGCCGCCGCTGGTGATCTTTCAGCGGCTCAATTCCGGCATGAGCGTGTTTTCGCTGCTTGCCATTCCCTTCTTCATCTATGCCGGCGATCTGATGGTGCGTGGCGGGATCGCCCAGAAGATCGTCGCCTTCGCGGCTTCACTGGTCGGGCACATCCGGGGCGGGCTCGGTCAGGTCAACATCGTCACCGCAACGCTGTTCGGCGGCATTTCCGGCTCGGCCGTGGCGGAAGCGGCCGCTGTAGGCGGGCTCATGATCCCGCAGATGAAACAGCGCGGTTACGGCGCGGACTACGCCGTCAACGTTACCTCGATGGCGGCCTTGATCGCGCTGATGCTGCCGCCTTCGCACAACATGATCATCTACTCGATCTCGGCAGGCGGAAAGATCTCGATCGCAGATCTCTTCACCGCCGGCATCCTTCCCGGCCTCCTTTACGCTGCCGCACTGATGGCCACCGCCTATTTCGTTGCGCGCCGGCGCGGCTATCCGACCGAGGTCTTCCCCGGGTTCGCCAGGGTCGGGCGCTACCTGCTGATTTCGACGCCCGGCCTCCTGCTCATCGGAATCATCTTCGGGGGCGTACGTTCGGGTGTGTTCACCGCGACCGAGAGTTCCTGCATCGCCGTTCTCTATGCGCTTGCGGTGACCGTCTTCGTCTATCGGCAGATGACCTGGCAGGACTTCGTCCAGGCAACCTTCGCGGCCGTGCGCACGACGGCCATGGTCCTGCTCATCATCGGCATGGCGGCCGCCTTCTCCTGGTTGATGGCGTTCCTGAGAGTGCCCGCAGCGCTGATCGACTGGATGAACACGATCTCGGAAAATCCGATCATCATACTCCTATTGCTCAACGTTCTGATGTTGTTCCTCGGCACCTTCATGGACATGGGCCCGACCATCATCATCTGCACCCCGATCTTCCTGCCGGTCGCCATGGCCTACGGCGTCGACCCGGTCCATTTCGGCGTCATCATGATCCTAAACTTCGGCATCGGACTCAACACGCCGCCTGTGGGCGCCGTGCAGTTCGTCGCCTGTGCAGTCGGGAAGATCTCCGTCTGGGAGGCGATGCGCAGCATATGGCCGTTCTACCTGGCCGGGTTGATCGTCCTCGGGCTCGTCACCTATGTTCCGGCCCTTTCTCTATGGCTGCCGGCCGTCTTCAAAGGGTGA
- a CDS encoding ABC transporter permease, translating into MTTIETQATAGTVPSGKRFFTLAGRYGTVAAFLALILFNVVFTPNFLSLQTLNVNLTQVATIVIVAIGMTLVIATGGIDLSVGSLMAIGGALAPMIFMGTLFPVSSMPVAVALAFVLPVVATGLLGLFNGLLVTRFAIQPIIATLVLFIAGRGIAQVMTNGNLQVFRNEGFQFIALGRVAGIPAQVILMIAIAAIAWAAIRYTVFGRQVIAVGGNEKAARLTGIPVHRVKLLVYMISGALAGVAGLIVVARNSASDANLVGLGMELDAIAAVAVGGTLLTGGRANIVGTVIGALVIQLVRYTLLANGVPDAAALIVKAALILLAVFIQQRAGKS; encoded by the coding sequence ATGACGACGATCGAGACACAGGCGACCGCAGGCACCGTCCCCTCCGGCAAACGTTTCTTCACGCTCGCCGGACGTTACGGCACAGTCGCCGCCTTCCTGGCCCTGATCCTGTTCAACGTCGTCTTCACTCCGAACTTCCTGTCGCTGCAGACGCTCAACGTCAATCTCACCCAGGTCGCCACGATCGTGATCGTTGCCATCGGAATGACGCTCGTGATCGCCACCGGCGGCATCGATCTTTCGGTCGGCTCACTGATGGCGATCGGCGGCGCGCTTGCGCCGATGATCTTCATGGGGACGCTGTTTCCGGTCTCCTCCATGCCCGTCGCCGTGGCGCTGGCCTTCGTTCTGCCGGTCGTCGCCACGGGGCTGCTCGGTCTTTTCAACGGTCTGCTCGTGACCCGTTTCGCCATCCAGCCGATCATCGCGACCCTCGTGCTGTTCATCGCAGGCCGCGGCATCGCCCAGGTGATGACCAACGGCAACCTGCAGGTCTTCCGGAACGAAGGGTTCCAGTTCATCGCCCTGGGGCGTGTCGCCGGCATTCCCGCCCAGGTGATCCTAATGATTGCGATCGCCGCGATCGCCTGGGCGGCAATCCGCTACACGGTGTTCGGGCGGCAGGTCATAGCGGTCGGAGGCAACGAGAAGGCGGCCCGTCTGACCGGGATACCCGTCCACCGCGTCAAACTGCTCGTCTACATGATCAGCGGCGCGCTTGCCGGGGTGGCGGGCCTCATCGTCGTCGCGCGCAATTCCGCAAGCGACGCGAACCTCGTAGGCCTCGGCATGGAGCTCGACGCGATCGCCGCAGTCGCGGTCGGCGGCACGCTTCTGACCGGCGGACGGGCAAACATCGTCGGCACCGTGATCGGCGCCCTTGTCATCCAGCTGGTGCGCTACACCCTGCTCGCCAATGGCGTGCCGGACGCGGCTGCCTTGATCGTCAAGGCTGCACTGATCTTACTTGCGGTGTTCATCCAGCAGCGCGCCGGAAAGTCGTGA
- a CDS encoding LacI family DNA-binding transcriptional regulator — MAKGNGGDASPKEAGGGRPTMTDVARIAGVSQSSVSLVLNEMSGARISAETRARVREAARKIGYRLPNTRQDLARAPAIEKDTIAFIVDEISTSPHPVVSLDGIRDYAFEQGLLVSAHATRSNPDLESAVLRAVLRDPTIAGVIYATIFTRKVSVPRELASVPTILLNCYAEPRQHMAIVPGEVAGGFAATAHLTSLGHRRIGFINGEPWMDAAIDRLKGYKQALATADIAYDESLVRNGDWLPLRGYEAALELLAIDNPPTAIFCGNDLMAIGALEAASERGLRVPHDLSVMGYDDQELARYTHPPLSTLVLPNYEMGQKAAEMLIDMAIHGKNPRPMTIKVDGPLVERGTTAAIPERMAGRALALREG; from the coding sequence ATGGCAAAGGGCAATGGGGGCGATGCGTCGCCTAAGGAAGCGGGCGGCGGCCGGCCGACCATGACCGACGTGGCGCGCATCGCCGGTGTCTCGCAATCGAGCGTTTCCCTCGTGCTCAATGAAATGTCCGGAGCCCGCATTTCGGCCGAAACAAGGGCGCGCGTGCGCGAAGCGGCGCGCAAGATCGGGTACAGGCTGCCGAATACCCGTCAGGATCTCGCCCGCGCTCCGGCGATCGAAAAGGATACGATAGCCTTCATCGTAGACGAGATATCGACCAGTCCGCACCCGGTGGTCAGCCTCGACGGAATTCGCGACTACGCCTTCGAACAGGGCCTGCTCGTTTCCGCTCACGCGACCCGTTCCAACCCCGACCTGGAGAGCGCCGTGCTGCGCGCCGTATTGCGCGATCCGACAATCGCTGGAGTGATTTATGCGACGATCTTCACACGAAAGGTGAGCGTGCCGCGCGAACTGGCAAGCGTCCCCACCATCCTGCTGAACTGCTATGCCGAGCCGCGCCAGCACATGGCGATCGTACCCGGAGAGGTCGCCGGAGGCTTCGCGGCGACGGCGCATCTGACTTCCCTCGGACACCGGCGCATCGGCTTCATCAACGGCGAACCTTGGATGGATGCGGCAATCGATCGGCTCAAAGGCTACAAGCAGGCGCTGGCCACCGCCGATATCGCCTATGACGAATCGCTGGTGCGCAATGGCGACTGGCTTCCCTTGCGCGGCTACGAGGCTGCGCTCGAGCTGCTTGCCATCGACAATCCGCCGACCGCCATCTTCTGCGGCAACGACCTGATGGCGATCGGGGCGCTCGAAGCAGCTTCGGAGCGCGGGCTTCGCGTGCCGCATGACCTTTCGGTAATGGGTTACGACGACCAGGAACTCGCCCGCTACACGCATCCGCCGCTTTCGACGCTGGTGCTGCCGAACTACGAAATGGGCCAGAAGGCGGCGGAAATGCTGATCGACATGGCGATACACGGAAAGAACCCGCGCCCGATGACGATCAAGGTGGATGGCCCTCTGGTAGAACGGGGAACGACGGCAGCCATCCCCGAGAGGATGGCTGGACGTGCTCTTGCGTTGCGCGAGGGGTGA
- a CDS encoding ABC transporter substrate-binding protein yields MNRISRRAFMLAATAAGAIAIAGTVAFAELPKLAQKETYKVGFAQTESNNPWRIAQTNSMKAEAEKLGHQLVYTDAAGSAAKQVADVNSMIAQGVDLIFLAPREEKPLIPAVMAAKKAGIPVILLDRSVDPSLAKAGEDYVTFIGSDFIEEGKRIAEWLVKNANGKSKIIELEGTTGSSPANDRKKGFDETIKAAGGFEIVASQSGDFARDKGRQVAEALLQAHPDADIVYAHNDEMAIGAIAAIEAAGKVPGKDVLVLSIDGGKEAVQAVIDGKIAAVVECNPRFGPKAFETMLRYAKGEKIDPMVINEDKFYDSSNAAAELANAY; encoded by the coding sequence ATGAACAGGATTTCACGTCGCGCGTTCATGCTTGCGGCCACGGCGGCCGGCGCAATCGCCATCGCCGGCACCGTCGCTTTCGCGGAACTGCCAAAACTGGCGCAGAAGGAGACCTATAAGGTCGGTTTCGCGCAAACGGAATCCAACAATCCCTGGCGCATCGCCCAGACAAACAGCATGAAAGCCGAGGCTGAGAAGCTCGGCCATCAACTCGTCTATACGGACGCCGCCGGGTCCGCGGCCAAGCAGGTGGCCGACGTCAACTCCATGATCGCCCAGGGCGTGGACCTGATCTTCCTGGCGCCGCGCGAAGAAAAGCCGTTGATCCCCGCCGTCATGGCCGCCAAGAAGGCCGGCATTCCCGTCATCCTGCTCGACCGCAGCGTCGATCCGTCGCTTGCCAAGGCTGGCGAGGACTACGTGACCTTCATCGGCTCGGATTTCATAGAAGAGGGCAAGCGCATCGCCGAGTGGCTGGTCAAGAATGCCAACGGCAAATCGAAGATCATCGAGCTCGAGGGAACGACCGGCTCGTCGCCGGCCAACGACCGCAAGAAAGGTTTCGACGAGACGATCAAGGCGGCAGGCGGCTTCGAGATCGTCGCTTCTCAGTCGGGCGATTTCGCACGCGACAAGGGCCGGCAGGTCGCCGAGGCCCTGTTGCAGGCGCACCCGGATGCCGACATCGTCTATGCCCACAATGATGAGATGGCGATCGGTGCCATTGCGGCAATAGAGGCGGCGGGCAAGGTCCCGGGCAAGGATGTGCTGGTCTTGTCGATCGACGGCGGCAAGGAGGCGGTTCAGGCGGTCATCGACGGAAAGATCGCTGCGGTGGTCGAGTGCAACCCACGCTTCGGACCCAAGGCCTTCGAGACGATGCTGCGTTACGCCAAGGGCGAGAAGATCGATCCCATGGTCATAAACGAGGACAAGTTCTACGACTCGTCAAACGCGGCTGCCGAACTCGCCAACGCCTACTGA
- the kduI gene encoding 5-dehydro-4-deoxy-D-glucuronate isomerase produces MTASHIDYTIRFAVDPAAAARMDTDALRANFHIGDLFRQGRISLTYSHYDRMIVGGAMPVDKPLALETIRPTGTARFLERRELIAVNIGGPGRIEMNGESFRLEPRDMAYAGMGEDVTFSSEDPAVPAKFYLLSAPAHQALPRRHIRIGDAKRLDLGSAATSNERSIFQFIHPEGVKTCQLVVGMTQLAPGSVWNTMPCHVHDRRMEAYLYFDLDDSARVLHLMGEPSETRHIVMAREEAVLSPPWSIHSGCGTANYAFIWAMAGDNIDYTDVEMVPMETLR; encoded by the coding sequence ATGACCGCAAGCCATATCGACTACACCATTCGTTTCGCCGTCGACCCGGCAGCAGCAGCCCGCATGGACACCGATGCCTTGCGTGCGAATTTTCACATTGGCGATCTGTTCCGGCAGGGGCGGATCTCGCTCACCTATAGCCACTACGACCGCATGATCGTCGGCGGTGCGATGCCGGTCGACAAGCCCTTGGCTCTCGAGACCATCCGTCCGACGGGTACGGCGCGCTTTCTCGAGCGGCGCGAGCTCATCGCCGTCAACATCGGCGGCCCCGGCCGTATCGAGATGAATGGCGAAAGCTTCCGCCTCGAGCCGCGCGACATGGCCTATGCCGGCATGGGCGAGGACGTCACCTTCTCGTCCGAGGACCCGGCCGTGCCCGCCAAATTCTACCTGCTCAGTGCGCCTGCTCACCAGGCGCTGCCAAGGCGCCATATCCGCATCGGGGACGCCAAACGGCTCGACCTCGGCAGTGCGGCCACATCGAACGAACGTTCGATCTTCCAGTTCATCCACCCCGAAGGCGTGAAGACCTGCCAGTTGGTCGTCGGCATGACTCAGCTTGCCCCGGGGTCGGTTTGGAACACCATGCCGTGCCACGTGCACGACCGGCGAATGGAGGCCTATCTCTATTTCGACCTCGATGACAGCGCCCGCGTCCTGCACCTCATGGGCGAACCGAGCGAAACCCGGCACATCGTAATGGCCAGGGAGGAGGCCGTGCTTTCTCCGCCCTGGTCGATCCATTCGGGCTGCGGAACCGCAAACTACGCTTTCATCTGGGCGATGGCCGGCGACAATATCGACTATACCGATGTGGAGATGGTGCCGATGGAGACGCTGCGATGA
- a CDS encoding FadR/GntR family transcriptional regulator, protein MDLLTERKPKLSERVANAIREQVLKGEIQPGQKLPTESRMSEFFGVSRTVVREAIATLAADGLVEPRQGAGVFVMDHPTLAFGSISLDVGNKISHALNVIEVRMGLEIESAGLAALRRNSAQEAQIQEAFFEFDRLLERGEATGKSDFAFHRAIAAATNNPYYVEVLDALGLRAIPCDVASPWGTESVLSREYQESLQREHLAILKAISESDPEAARAAMRAHLAASQERYRVRLSGQQAAWGAAKRSV, encoded by the coding sequence ATGGATCTTCTGACCGAACGCAAACCGAAGCTTTCCGAGCGCGTCGCGAACGCAATCAGGGAGCAGGTTCTGAAGGGCGAAATACAACCCGGCCAGAAGCTGCCGACGGAGAGCCGGATGAGCGAGTTCTTCGGCGTCAGCCGCACCGTGGTGCGCGAGGCGATTGCAACCCTTGCCGCGGACGGCCTCGTGGAGCCGCGGCAGGGTGCCGGCGTCTTCGTCATGGACCACCCGACGCTTGCCTTCGGCTCGATCAGCCTCGACGTCGGCAACAAGATCTCCCATGCGCTCAACGTCATCGAGGTGCGCATGGGGCTCGAGATCGAGAGCGCGGGTCTTGCTGCGCTTCGGCGCAATAGCGCCCAGGAGGCCCAGATCCAGGAGGCCTTCTTCGAATTCGATCGCCTGCTCGAGCGCGGCGAGGCAACCGGAAAGAGCGACTTTGCCTTCCACCGGGCGATCGCGGCTGCGACCAACAATCCCTATTACGTCGAGGTTCTCGATGCACTGGGCCTGCGGGCTATCCCTTGCGACGTGGCCTCACCCTGGGGCACCGAAAGCGTGCTTTCTCGGGAATATCAGGAAAGCCTCCAGCGCGAGCATCTGGCGATCCTGAAGGCGATTTCCGAAAGCGATCCGGAAGCGGCGCGCGCCGCCATGCGCGCCCATCTGGCCGCGAGCCAGGAACGCTACCGTGTCCGGCTGAGCGGACAGCAGGCTGCCTGGGGCGCCGCCAAGCGCAGCGTCTGA
- a CDS encoding ABC transporter permease — translation MNSVLKALALKSPGDMARLGVILALFGLILFGALRYENFLSQYNILSFLRYNSMFALIALGMAFVIITGGIDLSVGGTAAMASVVAALLSPYHWAAGLFGGIAAGFAVGALNGFTVTVMRIQPFIATLASMLAAYGTGLLLAGNQSVSVSYDSGFTSIGQDDFLGFPIPAWVALLVYVAGWLVLERLPVGRHVLAIGDGEATAALMGLKVRRTLAAVYVGSGALAGLAGVILASQFGAGQPTEGVGWELFAIASVVVGGTLLTGGSGSVGATLAGALLLAMVFNILNFENGLGWISLSAYWQSVIRGGFLLIVVVLQARLMSRRTGEEHV, via the coding sequence ATGAATTCAGTCCTCAAGGCTCTTGCCCTCAAGTCCCCCGGCGATATGGCCCGCCTCGGCGTCATTCTGGCGCTCTTCGGCCTCATCCTGTTCGGAGCGCTGCGTTACGAGAACTTCCTGTCGCAATACAACATCCTGAGCTTCCTGCGTTACAACTCCATGTTCGCGCTGATCGCGCTGGGCATGGCCTTCGTCATCATAACCGGGGGAATCGATCTCTCCGTCGGCGGTACCGCGGCCATGGCGAGCGTCGTCGCCGCGCTTCTGTCGCCCTATCATTGGGCCGCAGGTCTCTTCGGCGGCATTGCGGCGGGTTTTGCCGTCGGAGCATTGAACGGTTTCACCGTTACTGTCATGCGCATCCAGCCGTTTATCGCGACCCTCGCGTCCATGCTTGCGGCCTATGGCACCGGCTTGCTGCTTGCGGGAAACCAGTCGGTCTCCGTTTCCTATGACAGCGGCTTCACTTCGATCGGCCAGGACGACTTCCTTGGCTTTCCGATTCCCGCCTGGGTCGCCCTTCTCGTCTATGTCGCAGGCTGGCTGGTGCTCGAACGTCTGCCCGTCGGCCGCCATGTGCTGGCGATCGGCGACGGCGAAGCTACAGCCGCATTGATGGGCCTGAAGGTGAGGCGGACGCTCGCCGCCGTCTATGTCGGTTCCGGCGCGCTGGCGGGGCTCGCAGGCGTCATCCTCGCCTCGCAATTCGGAGCCGGCCAACCCACCGAAGGGGTCGGCTGGGAACTCTTCGCGATCGCCTCCGTAGTCGTCGGGGGTACGCTTCTGACAGGCGGTTCGGGCTCGGTGGGGGCGACGCTTGCGGGCGCCCTTCTGCTCGCGATGGTGTTCAACATCCTTAATTTCGAGAACGGCCTCGGGTGGATTTCCCTTTCGGCCTACTGGCAGTCCGTCATCCGCGGCGGCTTCCTGCTGATCGTCGTCGTTCTTCAGGCGCGATTGATGTCACGCCGAACAGGCGAGGAACACGTCTGA
- a CDS encoding TRAP transporter small permease produces the protein MSNGLAKLGRGLSWLGTLSLWMAGVGLVAMTLIVAWQVFCRYVLNDSPSWTEPGAVMLMSWFIFLGAAVGVRENYHLGFDVLLYVVPKGGKIWLRMISDIVALAFGIGMIWYGGQLVALTWNTILPSLQISGGWSYVPLVAGGVLICLFALERIVLRLAGEPIDDLLDEMPPAEVAAELETAEIRA, from the coding sequence TTGTCTAACGGATTGGCAAAATTGGGCCGGGGCCTCTCCTGGCTGGGAACTCTCTCGCTCTGGATGGCGGGTGTGGGCCTCGTCGCGATGACGCTCATCGTAGCGTGGCAGGTGTTCTGCCGCTACGTGTTGAACGACTCGCCGAGCTGGACCGAACCCGGCGCCGTCATGCTGATGAGCTGGTTCATCTTTCTCGGTGCCGCCGTCGGCGTGCGCGAAAACTATCATCTCGGCTTCGACGTGCTGCTCTATGTGGTGCCGAAGGGCGGCAAGATCTGGCTGCGCATGATCTCCGATATCGTCGCGCTCGCCTTCGGCATCGGCATGATCTGGTATGGCGGGCAGCTCGTCGCTCTAACCTGGAACACCATCCTGCCTTCGCTGCAGATTTCCGGCGGCTGGAGCTACGTGCCGCTCGTCGCGGGCGGCGTCCTCATTTGCCTGTTCGCGCTGGAGCGCATCGTCCTCCGCCTTGCCGGGGAACCGATCGACGACCTTCTCGACGAAATGCCGCCGGCGGAGGTTGCTGCCGAACTCGAAACTGCTGAAATAAGGGCCTGA